GGGAGCACCCTTGCCGCTGACAAAGTGGCAGGCTGCGCAGTTGTCGAGATACAGGCGAGCACCCAAAGGCATGTCGGGAGACGCGGATTTCAGCAGTTTGGCCGTGGCCTCGCCGGCTCCATCCGCCTTGGCAACCGCAGTGCTGCGAGGGCCTGGCGTGGCCACTTTTTCAGGGGCTGCATCTGCGGCCTGGCCGTCCATGGTCTTGAGGAACTTGGCCATGGCGTTCAGATCGGCATCGGTCATGTACTGCATGGAGTGCTCGACCACCAGCGCCATTTCTCCGTTGGCCACCGCATGGGCATTGCGGCCGGTTGCCAGATAGGCGGCCACCTGCTCGGTCGTCCATTGCTGAACACGCGAGTCCTTGCCGCGCAGTGCAGGAGCAGACCAGTCGTCCACCATGCCGCCGGTCAGGAAGCTGGAGTCGGACAGGCGTGTGCCGTTCTGCGCCATGAAGGCAGTGCGAGGGCTATGGCAGGCTGCGCAGTGGCCGGCACCTTCGACCAGATACTGACCGCGAATCTGCTGGTCGTCACCGGCCATGGGCTTGAACTCGGCTTCACCCGACAGCGCCAGCCAGTTCCAGGCACGGATGCCGAAGCGCATATTGAACGGGAAGCTCAGGCTGGTGGCCTGCACCTCGTTCCTGACGGGCTTGACCTCGGTCTGGAGGTAGTCGAACAGCGCGCGGATATCGCTTTCCTTCATGAAGCGATAGTTCTCGTAGGGCATGGCCGGGTACAGTTGCTGGCCGTGACCACCGATACCGTCCACCATCGCGGCACGGAACTGGTCCAGAGTCCAGCTGCCTATGCCGGTTTCCTTGTCCGGCGTGATGTTGGAGGACCAGATGGTGCCCATGGGGCTTTCAATGCCACGACCGCCGGCCATGGGCTCGCCACCCTTGGCGGTGTGACAGGCCATACAGTCACTGGCGCGCATGACATATTCGCCACGACCGGCTTCTGCCTTCCAGTCGGCGGCCAGCGCCTCATTCGCCGGTGTCGGCTTGAATGGCAGGTAGATCAGCGCCAGCGCCGCCAGAACGCCCAGAACGATCAGCGCAATCAGAATGCTGAGGATTTTCTTCATGTCTTGCTCTCCTCAGACCAGCGGACGTGGGTTTTTCAGATACATGGTGCGAATCGCATGCAGCGTCCAGTACGCCAGGCCGCCGACCATGCCGGTGGGGTTGTACTGGGTGTTCTGCACGAAGTTGCCTGCGCCGAAGACGAACACGTTGTGCTTGTCCCAGGCCTGGCAGTAGCGATTCACCACGCCTTCCGTGGGCTTGTCGGACATGATGTGACCGCCAGTGGTGTGTGTGGTCTGGTAGGGTCGCACGTCGAACTGCGCACCGATGTCCTTGAAACCCAGCTGGATCTGATCAGGCTTCATGTTGTTGCCAACTTCTGCCGCCTTGAGCTTCTGGTACTGGTTCATCTTCAGGTCGTTGTCCTGCCAGTTGAAGGTCATGCGCATCAGCGGACGGCCGTGTGGATCCTTGTAAGTGGGGTCCAGATCCAGGTGATTGGCGCGGTAGGACATATGCGAGCCGTGCGTGCCGATGGACATGGAGTGCCCATACCACTCGCCGATACCCTTCTTCCAACCGGCACCCCAGCCCGGCGTACCCTTGGGCAGCGGCATGGAGCGGATGGGCTGACCATTGAAGGTCCCCGAACGCCAGTAAGCACCGCCGATGAAGCCCAGCTTGCCGAAATCGTTCTGGTTGACGCTGAAGTCATCGATGCAGATACCGTTGGAGCCGTGACCGATGAAGGGGTTGAAGTTCGCCTCCTTGTAGAACATCGTCACGCCACCGTTCATCTGATAGGCGTAGTTCTTGCCGGTCACCCCTTCGTTGGTCTTGGGGTCATAGGGCTTGCCGATGCCGGAAACCAGCAGCAGGTGCACGTTGTTGAGCTGGAAGGAAGAAAGGATCACTAGATCTGCTGGCTGGAACACTTCTTCGTTGGTGTTGGAGTCGAAGTAGGTCACTCCGGTGGCGGTCTTGCCGTCTTGCGAGCTTTCCACGCGCAGCACTTCGCAGTGCGTGCGGTAGCTGAAATTCTTTTTGCGCTTGAGCGCGTCCAGAACGGCCGTCTGCGGCGACGACTTGGAATACTGGTAGCAGCCGTAGCGCTCGCAGAAACCGCAGAAATTGCAAGGCCCCATCTGCATGCCATAAGGGTTCACATAGGCGGTGGAGGCAATACCTGCGGGCGCCGGGAAGGTGTGATAGCCCATTTGCTTGGCCGTCGCTTCGAACAAGGTTGCGTCGTAGGTCGCAGGCAGCGGGGGCATGGGGTAGTCCTTGGAACGCCAGCCTTCGAAAGGGTTGCCGCCGGGCTGAATCTTGCCGTTGAGATTGCCGGCCTTGCCGGAGATACCCGCCACTTCGTCAAACTGCGTGAAGAACGGCTCCAGCTCGTCGTAAGTGACGGGGTAGTCCATCAGATTCATGCCTTCCGGAATGATGGACTCGCCCCAGTGCTGCTTCACATAGCTGCGCAGCTGAATTTCTTCAGCTTGCGGGCGCCACAGCAGCCCGTTCCAGTGGGTGCCCGCGCCACCAACGCCGTTGGCAGGCAGGAACGAGCCCATCGCACGGTATGGCAGCGCGATTTCGCCGTCATTGCGACGGATGGTCACGGTCTGCTGGCGCGGATGCTGCATGTTTTTCAGGCGCACGCCCCAGGTCAACTCGTCGATCTGGTTGGGGTACTTGAACTCGGGCACCGTGTTCTGGTCGCCACCACGCTCCAGCGCCACGATTTCCAGGCCTTCGGCCGCCAGCTCCATGCCGGCGATGGAGCCGGTCCAGCCCAGGCCAACGATGACCACGTCTTTCTTTTTTTCAATGCGTGCCATGGTTTATGCCCTTTCGCCCTTGATGGAAACCGGACCCAGCGGGTACTTCTTGTTGTGTTGGTCGACCCATTCGGCATAGCTGGCACGAGCGCCAGGAAAGCCAATGTATTTCCAGGAC
This DNA window, taken from Comamonas testosteroni TK102, encodes the following:
- a CDS encoding GMC family oxidoreductase codes for the protein MARIEKKKDVVIVGLGWTGSIAGMELAAEGLEIVALERGGDQNTVPEFKYPNQIDELTWGVRLKNMQHPRQQTVTIRRNDGEIALPYRAMGSFLPANGVGGAGTHWNGLLWRPQAEEIQLRSYVKQHWGESIIPEGMNLMDYPVTYDELEPFFTQFDEVAGISGKAGNLNGKIQPGGNPFEGWRSKDYPMPPLPATYDATLFEATAKQMGYHTFPAPAGIASTAYVNPYGMQMGPCNFCGFCERYGCYQYSKSSPQTAVLDALKRKKNFSYRTHCEVLRVESSQDGKTATGVTYFDSNTNEEVFQPADLVILSSFQLNNVHLLLVSGIGKPYDPKTNEGVTGKNYAYQMNGGVTMFYKEANFNPFIGHGSNGICIDDFSVNQNDFGKLGFIGGAYWRSGTFNGQPIRSMPLPKGTPGWGAGWKKGIGEWYGHSMSIGTHGSHMSYRANHLDLDPTYKDPHGRPLMRMTFNWQDNDLKMNQYQKLKAAEVGNNMKPDQIQLGFKDIGAQFDVRPYQTTHTTGGHIMSDKPTEGVVNRYCQAWDKHNVFVFGAGNFVQNTQYNPTGMVGGLAYWTLHAIRTMYLKNPRPLV
- a CDS encoding cytochrome c is translated as MKKILSILIALIVLGVLAALALIYLPFKPTPANEALAADWKAEAGRGEYVMRASDCMACHTAKGGEPMAGGRGIESPMGTIWSSNITPDKETGIGSWTLDQFRAAMVDGIGGHGQQLYPAMPYENYRFMKESDIRALFDYLQTEVKPVRNEVQATSLSFPFNMRFGIRAWNWLALSGEAEFKPMAGDDQQIRGQYLVEGAGHCAACHSPRTAFMAQNGTRLSDSSFLTGGMVDDWSAPALRGKDSRVQQWTTEQVAAYLATGRNAHAVANGEMALVVEHSMQYMTDADLNAMAKFLKTMDGQAADAAPEKVATPGPRSTAVAKADGAGEATAKLLKSASPDMPLGARLYLDNCAACHFVSGKGAPEIFPELQGNAMVLGKDASPLVSVILKGASSPATDRRPMHLVMQGYADRLTDGEVAALASFVRKGWGNQASDVSESQVSKVRQHVQADAAPQRAQ